Proteins encoded together in one Procambarus clarkii isolate CNS0578487 chromosome 67, FALCON_Pclarkii_2.0, whole genome shotgun sequence window:
- the Sec61beta gene encoding protein transport protein Sec61 subunit beta, whose translation MPASPSSTNVGAVARSPSRTVSPRSGGGSGGSTVRQRKTTTTTSGRSTASTGGMWRFYTDDSPGIKVGPLPVLVGSLVFIATVFMLHIWGKYTRT comes from the exons ATG CCAGCTTCACCAAGCTCGACCAATGTAGGAGCAGTTGCTCGCTCTCCTTCACGCACAGTATCTCCTCGCAGTGGAGGAGGATCTGGGGGATCAACAGTTAGGCAGCGTAAAACTACAACTACTACCTCGGGTCGCAGCACAGCATCAACTGGAGGCATGTGGCGTTTCTACACGGATGACTCTCCAGGCATTAAAGT TGGTCCTCTACCAGTCCTGGTTGGTTCTCTGGTGTTTATTGCCACAGTCTTCATGCTCCACATTTGGGGCAAGTACACCCGGACTTAG